A genomic window from Salvia miltiorrhiza cultivar Shanhuang (shh) chromosome 5, IMPLAD_Smil_shh, whole genome shotgun sequence includes:
- the LOC131025624 gene encoding uncharacterized protein LOC131025624, whose translation MTTSKVAFFHSRLRVKKNGIFIGHLNIGGSTVYDQYVIEQHIEEHFSRLFSHEEAENIDITMIEANVHSIITTMQNAKLIDIRSDVEIEAAIFSMDIHRALGPDGFSGITSAGKSFVRMCLGLLAVGQCEYSGGLRPIILSNFLFKIISKIMALRLNEVVASTVSQNQFDFISGHTIHDCIMLGSEGFNCMAGTSRGSNIACKIDIRKAFDTIRWDFIFMVMRVLGYHERFIHWISIIFSSARISILYNGRLSGYFPCSRGVRQGDLLSPIIFGIAKDVLSHLFHNCVALGHLTPMRFSRATDFPTHLLYVDDILYVDDILLFCKASVRNAKKIRHILNFYGVISGQICSSEKSRIYFANGVSKAMRSGIMRELDFAPGSMPGSYLGVPLFVGRPKASYFMSIKDRIVTKFSRWVGFHLSMAGRIYLVKSVIQSSIIHSMIVFRWPKSLLYDPDKKCCDFIWTGKTDMKSNCAVKWNRCCAIKEEGGLGVRSFSIMNKSYLMKMAWSLVKGNSLAHRLLRSRYLTSHGYAKNSVANSSVWIGLKHEINDLVDNSYSVVGNGLSTLFWTDDWLGYRLCDRLHVPPYIQGYLTQSVADYFFDVVESYPDIVCDILVLFIVSPKVVWGSWIWDNAISDRRSLSDYVVLRNIGASSRLALPPSHILVYWWPPTDDWMKVNTDGSASGSPGLIAAGWVFRDSTASVRGCFHVKGGSGFAFEAELLAITTAIAIAHSQG comes from the exons ATGACTACCTCAAAAGTTGCATTCTTCCATAGTCGACTTCGGGTAAAGAAGAATGGCATTTTTATTGGGCATCTTAATATTGGAGGCTCCACTGTTTATGATCAGTATGTGATTGAGCAACATATTGAGGAGCATTTCTCGAGGCTGTTCTCGCATGAAGAGGCCGAGAATATTGATATAACCATGATTGAGGCGAATGTTCATTCCATTATTACTACGATGCAGAATGCTAAGTTGATTGATATTCGTTCTGATGTTGAGATTGAGGCTGCGATTTTCAGCATGGATATCCATAGAGCCCTTGGGCCTGACGGGTTCTCTGGTATCACAAGTGCTGGAAAATCATTCGTGAGGATGTGTTTAGGGCTGTTAGCGG TCGGACAGTGTGAGTACAGTGGCGGCCTGCGTCCTATTATCTTATCCAATTTTTTGTTCAAGATCATTTCGAAGATTATGGCTCTTCGGTTGAATGAGGTGGTTGCTAGTACGGTATCACAGAATCAGTTCGACTTCATCAGTGGCCATACAATTCATGATTGCATTATGCTGGGCTCCGAAGGTTTTAATTGTATGGCAGGGACTAGTCGTGGCTCCAACATTGCCTGCAAAATTGATATTCGAAAAGCTTTTGACACCATCCGTTGGGACTTCATTTTTATGGTTATGCGTGTCTTGGGGTATCATGAGAGATTTATCCATTGGATCTCAATCATTTTTTCATCTGCTCGTATTTCCATTCTTTATAATGGTCGCCTCAGTGGCTATTTCCCTTGCTCGAGAGGGGTTCGTCAGGGAGATCTTCTTTCTCCCATTATCTTTGGCATTGCGAAGGATGTGCTTAGCCATTTGTTTCATAATTGCGTTGCTTTGGGTCACTTAACTCCCATGCGTTTCAGTAGAGCCACGGACTTTCCTACTCATCttctttatgttgatgatattctttatgttgatgatattcTGTTGTTCTGCAAGGCCTCGGTGCGGAATGCAAAGAAGATTAGACATATTCTGAACTTCTATGGTGTCATTTCTGGTCAAATTTGCAGTAGTGAAAAATccaggatttattttgctaatGGTGTTTCTAAAGCCATGCGGAGTGGTATTATGCGTGAGTTGGATTTTGCGCCTGGAAGCATGCCTGGTTCTTACCTCGGAGTGCCTCTCTTCGTGGGTCGTCCTAAAGCGTCGTACTTCATGAGCATCAAGGATCGCATTGTGACAAAATTTTCTAGATGGGTTGGTTTTCATCTCTCGATGGCCGGTCGTATTTACCTGGTGAAGTCGGTGATTCAGAGCTCCATTATTCATTCCATGATAGTTTTCCGATGGCCTAAGTCCTTGCTTTATGACCCTGATAAAAAATGTTGTGACTTCATATGGACTGGGAAAACGGATATGAAGTCGAATTGTGCGGTCAAGTGGAATCGTTGTTGTGCTATCAAAGAAGAAGGGGGATTGGGTGTTCGCTCTTTCTCCATTATGAATAAGAGCTACCTTATGAAGATGGCTTGGAGCTTGGTTAAAGGGAATAGTCTCGCTCATCGTCTCTTGCGGTCTAGATATTTGACGTCTCATGGTTATGCTAAGAATTCGGTTGCGAATTCTTCTGTTTGGATTGGTTTAAAGCACGAGATTAATGATCTTGTTGATAACTCTTACTCCGTGGTGGGCAATGGTCTTTCTACCCTTTTCTGGACGGATGATTGGTTGGGCTACAGGCTCTGTGATCGATTGCACGTTCCTCCTTACATTCAGGGCTATCTTACTCAATCTGTTGCAGATTATTTTTTTGATGTCGTGGAGAGCTATCCAGATATTGTTTGTGACATTCTCGTGCTGTTTATCG TTTCTCCTAAAGTCGTTTGGGGTTCTTGGATTTGGGATAATGCTATTTCGGACCGTCGTTCTTTG AGTGATTATGTGGTGTTGCGTAATATCGGCGCTTCCTCGAGACTGGCTCTTCCTCCGTCTCATATATTGGTCTACTGGTGGCCGCCCACTGATGATTGGATGAAGGTGAACACGGATGGCTCGGCGTCCGGATCCCCTGGTCTTATTGCTGCAGGGTGGGTTTTTAGAGATAGCACGGCTTCTGTTCGCGGGTGCTTTCACGTCAAAGGGGGCTCGGGCTTCGCCTTTGAGGCGGAGCTGCTCGCTATCACCACCGCGATTGCTATTGCTCACTCCCAAGGCTAG
- the LOC130986593 gene encoding protein WHAT'S THIS FACTOR 9, mitochondrial-like: MRLVLLEKVLFTYNKNRVSSFTCAPSPPYSYIQVQTYVQAYMKWKKDPYFDSIDSIHKSLELKPIIAVKNFFITTSSSPHDKYSIPISAVSKKGSEFDISIKVIRFLRNYPSFFEEFKSPCYNLPWFKLTDTAIELDKEERLIYEEFRDDILGRLKKFIMMSGSAQMLPLKVIKGLRWYLGLPNEFFRDPTEYIGGDGHFRIVDIEDGLKGLAVIESDKILSVMQQNAMRKGIYNGGADEAIAFPLFPSKGLRLKQKIKDWSDEFQKLPYVSPYDDYSYLNPDNDISEKRVVGVIHELLCLFVEHAAERKSLFCLRKYLGLPQKVHKAFERHPHIFYLSLKNKTCTAILKEAYRGEKAIDSHPLAKVRRSYIALMKESTEIMRNKRMKNTKASDQQSGDGTSHPTEA, encoded by the coding sequence ATGAGGCTAGTCCTTCTCGAGAAAGTCCTCTTCACCTATAATAAGAACCGTGTCTCCTCCTTTACTTGTGCTCCTTCACCTCCCTACTCCTACATTCAAGTACAAACTTATGTGCAGGCGTATATGAAATGGAAAAAGGACCCCTACTTTGACTCGATTGATTCAATTCACAAGTCCCTTGAACTGAAGCCCATAATCGCTGTGAAAAATTTCTTTATCACAACATCCTCCTCGCCACATGACAAATATTCCATTCCCATCTCAGCTGTCTCCAAAAAAGGCTCAGAATTTGATATAAGTATCAAAGTTATAAGGTTCTTGAGGAACTATCCTTCTTTCTTTGAGGAGTTTAAAAGTCCTTGTTATAATTTACCTTGGTTTAAACTGACTGATACAGCCATTGAGCTTGATAAAGAGGAAAGATTAATATATGAAGAATTTAGAGATGATATTTTGGGGAGATTGAAGAAGTTTATAATGATGAGCGGCAGTGCACAGATGCTTCCTTTAAAGGTCATTAAGGGCTTGCGGTGGTATCTAGGTTTGCCTAATGAGTTTTTCAGGGATCCTACTGAGTATATCGGAGGTGATGGCCATTTTAGGATTGTGGACATAGAAGATGGATTAAAGGGGTTGGCTGTAATCGAAAGTGATAAAATCTTGTCAGTGATGCAGCAAAATGCAATGAGGAAGGGAATATACAATGGGGGTGCTGATGAGGCAATTGCATTTCCATTGTTCCCATCTAAGGGGCTGCGGTTAAAGCAGAAGATAAAAGATTGGTCGGATGAATTTCAAAAACTGCCGTACGTGTCTCCATATGATGACTACTCATATTTGAATCCGGACAACGACATATCAGAGAAACGGGTGGTGGGAGTGATACATGAGTTGTTGTGTTTGTTTGTGGAACATGCTGCTGAAAGAAAGTCGCTTTTTTGTTTGAGGAAATACTTGGGGTTGCCTCAGAAGGTTCACAAGGCCTTTGAGAGGCATCCTCATATCTTTTATTTGTCGCTCAAGAATAAAACCTGCACAGCTATTCTGAAAGAAGCATATCGCGGCGAGAAGGCTATTGATTCGCATCCACTTGCTAAAGTGAGGAGAAGTTATATTGCTTTGATGAAGGAATCAACAGAAATTATGAGGAACAAGAGGATGAAGAATACCAAGGCTTCTGATCAACAAAGTGGAGATGGAACATCTCATCCTACAGAAGCGTGA